The genomic DNA GGCGCGGGCACCTCTGATGCCGTAACGCCTTCCGGCACAATCTCATTGGTCACGAAGCCCATGACAGCGGCGCCCTGGGAGAAGCCGCCGAGCACCATCTGGGTGTCGGGGCAGTTCATGGCGATCTCCTGCACATGGGTGCTGGCATCGACGACACCCTGGACACCGGTGGGGAAATCCGGGCTGGCCGGATAGTCGACGGGGTACACCCCGACGGACTTACCGGCCACCCTGGCCCGCAGATCGTCGACGAAGGCCTGCCCCATGGCACCCACGCCCGGGGGCTCGGTGGTCCCGCGCGCGAACACCACCTGGACATCGGGACACCCCGGCGGGGCGGGAGCGGCCACCGGCAGGGCCGGCGGAGGCGCCGCCGGATCGACCGGCATCGACGCCACGGGCGGCGCCGCCGCAGGGGCCGGCACCGGAACGGGGAGCACGTCGGGCGCCGGACCCGGGGCGGGACCCAGCGGCACGGGAGCGGGCACCGGCGGTGGCGGCGGCGCGGGCTCGGCACCCGCAAGGGGCACCCCCACACCCAGCACCAAAACCGGCGCCAGAACGGTTGCGCTGCAAACACGAGTTAGATGAGCTGACAAACCCATACATCGATGGTGACACAGGTGCGCCGGGTGCGCCTGATGCACGTCCGATGTTGCATGCATCTCGCCAGCTCAGGACCACCGCGGCTCGGGACAGCCAAAGGATGTGGTGGCGGCCCCACGTGCACCATCTCCGCCCGCGCCGGCATCCACCCGCGGGCGCTCTGGCACACAAACGCGGCGGCCACCGCGGCCGCGCCGCACCGGCGCCGCGCACCCTCCAGCGAACTCCGGAAGTCGCGGCGAGCAGGCTCACAGATCCCTCCTTGACCTCGTGTGTTGTCAGCACGGTGGCGCGCCACGCCGAGGAATTGACGTTTCTGTAGGCAGGGGTCCGGGTACTTCTGCCCTGCGGACGAGGAGGTCACACATGCCTAGTTGGGGCTGGATTCTGATCGCGGTCGTCGTCGTCATCCTGGCGGTGGTCGCGATCATGGCAACCCGCTCGAAGAGCGGCGGAAAACGCACCGAACGACTCAAGCAGCATTACGGACCCGAGTACGACAGGGCGGTCGACACGGCGGGCGACGAGAAGTCCGCCCAGGCCCTCCTGCTCGAGCGGGAGAAGCAGCACAAGAAGCTCGACATCAAAGGCTTGTCGCCCCAAGCGCGCACCATGTACGCCGAACAATGGCGGCTGGTTCAAACCGGTTTCGTCGACAACCCGACCACCGCGGTCAAGGATGCTGACCTCCTGGTCAACCAGGTGATGCGCGAGCGCGGCTACCCGGTGGACGATTTCGAGCAGCGGGCGGCCGACATCTCCGTCGACCACCCGGGTGTGGTGTC from Mycolicibacterium tokaiense includes the following:
- a CDS encoding cutinase family protein; translation: MPVDPAAPPPALPVAAPAPPGCPDVQVVFARGTTEPPGVGAMGQAFVDDLRARVAGKSVGVYPVDYPASPDFPTGVQGVVDASTHVQEIAMNCPDTQMVLGGFSQGAAVMGFVTNEIVPEGVTASEVPAPMPADVADHVAAVALLGTPSDRFMNMIQQPSVSIGPLYQPKTIELCVPNDFVCSEGGDLGAHGRYISDGMVVQAADFAAAKLAEEPSTS